The DNA sequence GCCCCTTCTTGTGGAAATTATTGCGAAGAGATGCGGGACGTCATGGAAAGTGTAGATTGCATTAGTCAGGAAGGAGAGCGAGCACTGGAAGCAATCCAAAAGGAAAAGGGCAAGTCCGCATGACCACGTACATCCTGGGCATTTCGGCATTCTATCATGACAGCGCAGCGTGTTTGGTGGCGGATGGCCAAATTGTCGCCGCGGCTCAGGAAGAACGCTTTTCCAGGAAGAAAGGGGATGACCGTTTTCCGGAAAAGGCCGTAGAGTATTGCCTTGCAGAAGCTGGGATCACGGGATCGCAGCTTTTTGCGGTAGCCTACTATGACAAACCTGTGCTTACCTTCAGCAGATTGCTTCAATCGTACCTCGAAACGCCCTGGATCAGTTTCAAGAGCTTTAGGGTCAGTCTGCCGCTATGGTTGAATCAGAAGCTGCATATACCGGCCGTGATTTCGAAAAACATCCCGGGGTTTGAAGGCGAGATGTTTTTCTCGCGGCACCATGAGTCACACGCGGCCTCGTCCTTTTTTTGCAGCCCCTTTGAGGAAGCGGCAATCGTGGTTGTGGACGGGGTGGGTGAGTGGGCCTGCACTTCCATAGGCAAGGGTATGGGAAACAGGATCGAAATGCTCAGAGAGGTGCATTTCCCTCACTCACTGGGCTTGTTCTATTCCGCTATGACTCAGTATTTGGGTTTCAAGGTAAATTTTGACGAATATAAGGTCATGGGGCTGGCTCCGTATGGGACTCCGAAATATGTGAACCTGATTCTGGACAACATCTTGGACCTGAAAAGCGATGGGTCCTGTGCGCTGAATCTCAAATACTTCGATTTCGTCCACGGGCTTTCCATGATCAATGACCAACTGTGCACGGTGACCGAACATGCGGTCAGGAAACCCGAGTCGGAGCTGGATCAGTTTCATATGGATTTCGCCGCGTCGGTTCAAGCCATTACTACAGAAGCGATGCTGCGGCTGGCTAGGACAGCCAAGGACCTGACCGGTGCCGCCAACCTGTGCCTAGCAGGAGGGGTAGCATTGAACTGTGTGGCCAACGGGGTCATTCATCGCGAGCACTTGTTCGAGGAGATTTATATTCAGCCGGCTGCAGGAGATGCCGGCGGGGCCGTCGGCGCTGCACTACAAGTTTGGTACGAGGCCCTGGAAAACAAACGGACTGCATCGAAGGATGCTATGAACGGGGCATATCTTGGCCCGGCTATTCAGACGGATAGCGCCGGAACATACCTGAACGCCATGAATCAGCCGTACATCGAGGTGGATCAGGCCCTGCTGCCCAAGCAAATCGCCGGGTGGCTTGCGGAAGGACTTATAGTGGGCCTTTGCCAAGGCCGAATGGAATTTGGGCCCAGGGCGCTGGGGGCACGCAGTGTGTTGGGCGATCCCCGGGACGCGAAGAACCAAACGAGGATCAACTTGAAGATCAAGTACAGGGAATCGTTCCGTCCTTTTGCTCCCGCTGTGCTGGAAGACCATTCCCAAGACTTTTTCGAGATGGATGCTCCGAGCCCTTATATGCTCATGGTGGTCCCGATCCGGCAGGACCGTCGCCTGAACGAGGAACAGAACCTAAAAGAGACGGGGTTTGCCAAGCTGAAGGTCGTTCGTTCCGAGGTGCCGGCCATAACCCATGTGGACTACTCCGTCCGCCTTCAAACCACCACCAGCGAGCGCAACGGTTGCTTCTGGCAGATCATCAAGGAGTTCCACAACCTTACGGGCTGCCCCATGATCGTAAACACCAGCTTCAATCTGCGTGGCGAACCCATCGTATGTGACCATATAGATGCCTACCACTGTTTTTCGATGAGCGACATGGATGTTCTGGTACTTGAGAACTTCGTGGTTACCAAGCCCGGCCTGGAGCTAAACTACCCAGAAGGAAGCCTTAAAGAAATGCCAAAGAGTGAAGGATGACAGGATGGAGACAGGGTCTCGTGAGTTATTATCAAAGTATGAACGATCGGCTCTAATTAGAGCCGGATGTGGATTAGCCATCGCGGCCATCGTTCTATTCTGGCTGTTCGACGGCCCTAGAATAGTTTGGTTCCTGGCAGTCTTGAGTGCTACCGCCTTGATAGGTGGGGCCGTAGGCCGAGGGCTAGGGTACAACATCTATCTGATATTGAACCTGGGAGCCGAGATTCTTGGAAAGGCAGTTTCGTTCTTGATGGTCGTCATCATCTACATGCTTGGGATCGGCGTCTTTGGATCGCTGCTGCGACTAGTGGGCATGGACCGTTTGCAGCGAGATTGGCAGGAAAACCGGCTCAAGACGAGCATGTTCGTCCATCCTCCCAAGACGACTAAGGAATCATTGCGGAGGCAGAGTTGATGGATACACGGAAAACGAAGCAATCCAGCCACGGTCTACTAGCAGAATACCTTTACTTTTTGCGCACATATAAGATGTGGTGGCTTGCCCCTCTCTTCGTCCTGATCGCTGTGTTGGGTGTGTTCGTTGTGACGCTCGGATCAAAGGCGGCTTTGATGATCTACGCACTCTTCTAGGCCCCTCGAACCGCCCGACCGACATTTTGGCAACGGCCTTCGCCGTGATAACACACTGTTATTGGTGTATTTGGTGCTGGAGAAACGTCCTAAGAATCCTTGTGTCGGTGGTTCGATTCCGGCCCTCGGCACCAGAAATCCAAAGAATCCCGCGTAGTCTGCTAATCAGAACGACGCGGGATTTTTTTGTTTGACGTAGTGTCGTGATGGACCCAAACCGTTTCCCGCTCCAGAGTGAGCACGAATCGTCCACGGTGCTGTCTAAACGATTCCCATTCTTCCAGCGTGTACACAATAATTTGTGCCGGCACAGGCAGTTGATCTACTTCCCAGTTCAGAGACCGTCTTTCAAAGACATCCTCGGCGCTACCCACTATAGCGATCAGATCCAGATCGCTCCCAACGCCCCAATCACCTCGAGCATATGAGCCGAAGTACCCGAGTTTGATTGCCTCGGGATGCCGTTTCACTATATGTCCGGCCCAAACACGGACCGCTTTATCCACTTCGTGGCGATTGGGCCATTTGAACACTGGCGAACTCAATGATCTCACCGGCATATTTGATAGCCTCTTCGCTTTGTAGCCGCCCGTAGTGCTCGAACGGAGCACCTGCCGGGTGCCCGTTCGGATAACGAGTGGGGATATAGAAGTTGTCCAGAACTCGAGCCTTCTCGACCATGTCCTCCGGCGGTGGAAAAGGCAGGTCCACCAATAGTCGAGCTACAACATGACCCCACGCCTCCTGCCCGGCGGTCAAGTGCAGAGCCTTGACCGCTTTCTCCGCTGCTTGGTGAGCTGCGAAGCAAGCCCACTCATGGCGTCCTTCCGACGCGGAAGATCGGGCCTGGTCAAGGTCCCGAATCGCTTGGGCCAACCAGTCTTTTGCTCGATTTGGCACCGATCCCTCCTTCGGAATTTTCGGTACGTACCTCCGCAGGTTTGACGAAAAAAACCGTTCGTTTCGACAGCTAAAACTAGGTACCATAGTAACATGATGGTTGATCATCTACGAAAAATATTCATTGCCATGTGCTTGCCGTCCGCGGCTGAAACGGCGA is a window from the Desulfomonile tiedjei genome containing:
- a CDS encoding nucleotidyltransferase domain-containing protein, which encodes MPVRSLSSPVFKWPNRHEVDKAVRVWAGHIVKRHPEAIKLGYFGSYARGDWGVGSDLDLIAIVGSAEDVFERRSLNWEVDQLPVPAQIIVYTLEEWESFRQHRGRFVLTLERETVWVHHDTTSNKKIPRRSD
- a CDS encoding HEPN domain-containing protein, producing the protein MVPSFSCRNERFFSSNLRRYVPKIPKEGSVPNRAKDWLAQAIRDLDQARSSASEGRHEWACFAAHQAAEKAVKALHLTAGQEAWGHVVARLLVDLPFPPPEDMVEKARVLDNFYIPTRYPNGHPAGAPFEHYGRLQSEEAIKYAGEIIEFASVQMAQSPRSG